From a single Rodentibacter sp. JRC1 genomic region:
- a CDS encoding hemagglutinin repeat-containing protein encodes MNKQCFRVIFSKTLQRLVVTSELAKSADKSNSGEKHQSAVGFESILATLKPLSFSLFCVLGFVMFSSQAVADTLIIKADPNAPKNQQPIVLQTANGLPQVNIQTPNNKGLSHNKYHDFNVDKQGAILNNSRKNVSTQQAGMVQGNPYLARGEAKVILNEVTSGNPSQLKGYLEVAGKKAEVIIANPNGLYCNGCGTINATRSTMTTGKPQIKDGQIESFRIERGKVKVSGKGLDNSRIDYTDILAREAEINAGLWAGKKLNVVTGKNEIKQAGLENADNDLQIIRTSNEKLAENQPHFALDVSELGGMYAGKIHLIGTEQGLGVRNAGHIGASAETLMIDSQGKIVNSGTVNAQQQITLKTPKEIENNGRIEAKTQHIKLQSNANIKQNGSVIAQRGGVSAKAKNTISQRGETVAKGKISYKANDINATPYALIAAGVTTTQSANGETRQLDSQSAQGSNIDIQAENKVQLAGRHIASGQLNINAQSVNLGKSQNNAYDIAVIAKLGDVQADESQLSAVENLTISTPKTLSTQNSQLVANRIQTSQQNLHTPNALWQQSGTGDFSLNARYIQNQAGTFSTGGNFNVNADDIDNTSGRLIAGQNLTIKVSDKLNSAQGTLFANNSLSLQANQLMNTNGLIKSLGNMSLSTRDISNQQTNTSDNTQKGIIALGHLAINSATVDNTLGFIGSNQNLAINADKLLNDSGKVYSTQQAELRLNNGYYSRGGQLQAGSLSITTPIIEQHQGNITVNHQLEIIGDSLVSANHSDISANDINMRLAKSLTQSESAILGNHSVVIDVKGGLDNINSTVASRHNDLVINTNNATLNNTKGTLFAKQNFRLNSGNLNNDEGIVQSKSNATLRIGELSNKDGVIMANNAEVISAGINNEKGTVFTHTTLNIVSNALNNAKGSIISQGELNTNTQGAALNNLQGQIFANTVKLNSGAINNQQGLLRADKTLAIDTNNQQLNNQQTQEKNQGIIGLGSVVLNNISQLNNTQGRIATTENLAINTRTFTNTKGMINAQGQTEVQADQIDNQTGTIWGANTHLNATTINNQKHASNGSLIGANDTLNIIATQINNQQTVATGSKPKQGLQAKNIQLNTSELNNQQGGIYASNSLSAAIKNRFNNQAGEFLAGQMAKIHSQGNQLVVDNLGGTIEAGQQLNLKAKTLQNEGTIKTQGDAEIALIDSFTLNQSFQVGNNLTFSTLGDFVNNVKQIVGNQAFFKAANLMNNNKDAEISAHRTLINAETITNYGLLDGTENILKTGTLNNIGTGRIYGNHLAIQAEKLNNLNQGDKSATIAARERLDLAAGTLINRDHSLIFTAGEIAIGRQLNDQNQAVGYAQFVDNGSATIEALGNGEIKTERLLNHDLHLKLGEHHTDEHIIEYAPSKNSKRYALLNKNGGEGYFDLKNNSKHDSNSYFILKDGTRIASRYWTTWDYNRHTITSTIEHRDPAKILIGGTLSLSGSDLENNASTLSVGKALLLGDSIFTRNENNGNLTAGGVTLKNIDILGDIDVTDTGKWNSFGKERHRYGARGKKRWAVYGKGKGDFNEIHPTEHFTFNKVLNDIGNEVIGTNTAIDSKSNSAKVELKTIKTLTLSTPIEKGNPAIPTRAVISGQVSASHPEKLGDNSLPVIKTHLAEITLPKASLYQINPEAPNGYLVETDSKFTDRKKWLSSDYMFNALRYDHNNVQKRLGDGFYEQRLINEQINQLTGRRFLENYSSDFEQYKALMNNGVYYANKFNLTPGVGLTAAQMAELTSDMVWLVNKDITLPSGKTLTVLTPQVYLVARNLDVTTQGALISAREISGNIKGNITNSGTIAGRNLTALSAEHLNNQGIVLGSSVNLLAKQKLVNLGGKIQALDSAVLIGNQGVEIASQTNSSANHDAFGNQFAHTNLNRQAEIDVKGQLQIFSPKDVTLKAANLNADVIHIQGDNVEVGTVSTSNKQHYNANSDNYSRLDQQQEIGSKLNAANHISILSENATTVRQAALHSNNGTIAITSINGDIQIQEGRNKEQLAFVAKSTHSGTLQKTTITTKHDHRYDVAEGSAIDGNRILLRADKGNVTVQGSSVVGEKGFSAIAQNIAIQEAENRIFEQDFEKTSKSGLMGSGGFGFSVGMRKESVENDQTKYYAQKSQVGSLNGDTTLIADKQYRQSASHVTSVKGDVSIQAEQADIAAASDKYETNYKRTFEQKGLTIAINTPIQAAINAVKQVADSVQTVGESKDNRINAMAAANAGWTAYRAGQTLGQVGKSLGELMQNGTVPTEAVSVSITYGEQKSEETRHTEGSTANNSQVNAGGKVMIQASGAGKQSNINIIGSDVGGKQGTALIADNDVNLTAQQQTHKERSRNKSSGFNAGVALAVGKGVSFGITAGGNYGRGYGNGDDETYRNSHIGDSSSQTLIQAGNNATIKGAQVQGKGVTLNAENLHIESLQDKMKYQGKQMNVSGQVTVGYGFAMGSGGYGNSKVNSDYASVKAQAGIFAGDEGYQINVGNHVNLIGGAILSDAEASKNKLSARMFSFKEIENHANTQASAVGLAAGFSVGRDQTSEEDKEKNNTYRKQREEKGETFEQANPNKANRSPIGFGLGENDVHSADFYALAKIGLTNLLGNTKKAENTSSTTLSVISEGQFDIKDPQGQENIKQITKGTNTQTNSLQKQDYRALQKEVETDLAIKKSFHSTVADLTDEAYRTMFISEHRMMTVETDEKGIPIEDQAVLDKIYGEADKAGIDRETYLKAQLDKGRNIYRLREVSDQERQNLKQVTYTDPVTGKTEIRTVVAFNGIFNDENAAAKFVSQNYIAQKGESGNIDKRIYKDMYFVHHPKASNPISELMVAGYEKMFESSLGNLLGMDNSSLQAKGLMEHYGKNNLFIGAHSRGTLTVANALNALDTKENQEKKILSGTLVKMVGPAADVTRSDNRLSRLQTGESRNESNKEGSIRIENHESDPVGSMPLLLGGNPATMNDNEHNHWLGKKILNMFGDDSSVHNCHGLGQEQCVTDGYRRKDDLMMNKEQRIYELNKKIGESK; translated from the coding sequence AATAAATACCACGATTTCAACGTGGATAAGCAAGGGGCGATTTTAAACAACAGCCGTAAAAATGTGTCAACGCAGCAAGCTGGAATGGTACAAGGCAACCCTTATTTAGCCCGTGGTGAGGCAAAAGTCATCTTAAATGAAGTGACTTCCGGTAACCCAAGCCAATTGAAAGGTTATTTGGAAGTGGCAGGTAAAAAAGCAGAAGTGATTATTGCCAATCCGAACGGATTGTATTGTAACGGTTGTGGTACGATTAATGCCACCCGTAGCACAATGACTACAGGTAAACCGCAGATTAAAGACGGGCAAATAGAAAGTTTTAGAATTGAAAGAGGAAAAGTAAAGGTTAGCGGTAAAGGATTGGATAACAGCCGTATTGATTATACGGATATTCTCGCCCGTGAAGCGGAAATTAATGCAGGCTTATGGGCGGGTAAAAAACTTAATGTAGTAACCGGCAAAAATGAGATTAAACAAGCCGGCCTTGAAAATGCCGATAACGATTTGCAGATTATTCGAACCTCAAATGAAAAACTCGCTGAAAATCAACCGCACTTTGCCTTAGATGTAAGTGAACTGGGCGGAATGTATGCGGGGAAAATCCATTTAATTGGCACGGAGCAAGGCTTAGGTGTGCGCAATGCGGGGCATATTGGTGCGAGTGCCGAAACCTTGATGATTGACTCACAGGGCAAAATTGTCAATAGCGGTACAGTCAATGCTCAGCAACAGATCACGTTAAAGACACCAAAAGAGATTGAAAATAACGGTCGGATTGAAGCGAAAACGCAACATATCAAATTACAATCTAATGCTAACATCAAACAAAACGGTAGTGTTATTGCACAGCGCGGTGGCGTTAGTGCTAAAGCAAAAAACACCATTAGTCAACGTGGAGAGACCGTTGCAAAAGGTAAAATCAGCTATAAAGCCAATGATATCAATGCGACACCATACGCATTGATTGCAGCCGGTGTAACGACCACTCAATCGGCTAATGGTGAAACACGCCAATTAGATAGCCAATCGGCACAAGGTTCAAATATTGATATTCAAGCAGAGAATAAGGTGCAACTTGCCGGTCGTCATATAGCAAGCGGTCAACTTAATATCAATGCTCAATCGGTCAATTTAGGTAAGAGTCAAAACAATGCTTATGATATTGCTGTCATTGCTAAATTAGGTGATGTACAAGCCGATGAAAGTCAATTAAGTGCGGTTGAAAATTTAACGATTTCTACGCCAAAAACACTTTCAACCCAAAACAGTCAGCTTGTTGCAAATCGTATTCAAACATCGCAACAAAATTTACATACTCCAAATGCACTATGGCAACAATCGGGTACGGGTGATTTTAGCCTGAACGCTCGCTATATTCAGAACCAAGCCGGTACCTTTAGCACAGGTGGCAATTTTAATGTAAATGCCGATGATATTGACAATACCTCAGGACGATTAATTGCCGGTCAAAATCTCACAATAAAGGTTTCTGATAAACTCAATTCGGCACAAGGCACGTTGTTTGCGAACAACAGCCTTAGTTTACAAGCTAATCAATTAATGAATACCAATGGGCTTATTAAAAGCCTCGGTAATATGTCTCTCAGTACCCGAGATATCTCCAATCAGCAAACTAATACAAGTGATAATACACAGAAAGGGATTATTGCCTTAGGTCATCTCGCTATAAACAGTGCAACAGTGGATAATACGCTCGGTTTTATCGGGAGCAATCAAAATTTGGCGATAAATGCGGATAAGCTACTCAACGATTCAGGCAAAGTGTATTCCACTCAACAAGCCGAATTACGTTTGAACAATGGGTATTATAGTCGTGGCGGACAATTGCAAGCAGGCTCATTATCTATTACAACGCCAATTATTGAACAGCACCAAGGGAATATTACCGTAAATCATCAGCTTGAGATAATAGGCGACAGCTTGGTATCAGCGAACCATTCCGACATTTCCGCCAATGACATCAATATGAGGCTGGCAAAATCCTTGACTCAATCTGAAAGTGCTATTTTAGGTAATCACTCGGTTGTTATTGATGTGAAAGGTGGATTGGATAACATAAATTCAACGGTTGCGAGTCGCCATAATGATTTGGTGATTAATACCAATAATGCGACCTTAAATAATACAAAGGGTACGCTATTTGCTAAGCAAAATTTTCGTCTTAATAGTGGAAATTTGAATAATGATGAGGGAATTGTACAGAGTAAATCAAATGCCACATTGCGTATAGGCGAATTGAGTAATAAAGACGGCGTAATAATGGCAAATAATGCTGAGGTTATCAGTGCCGGAATTAATAATGAGAAGGGTACTGTATTTACCCATACCACACTGAATATCGTCTCAAATGCGTTAAATAATGCCAAAGGTTCAATTATCAGCCAAGGTGAACTAAATACTAATACGCAAGGAGCGGCATTAAATAATCTTCAAGGACAAATTTTTGCAAATACGGTTAAATTAAATAGCGGAGCAATTAATAATCAACAAGGTTTATTACGAGCAGACAAAACACTTGCTATTGATACCAACAATCAACAACTTAATAATCAGCAAACGCAAGAAAAAAACCAAGGCATTATAGGGCTAGGTTCGGTTGTATTAAATAACATTAGTCAGCTTAATAATACCCAAGGCAGAATTGCAACGACTGAAAATTTGGCAATTAATACCCGAACGTTCACCAATACAAAAGGTATGATTAATGCACAAGGTCAAACTGAAGTTCAGGCAGATCAAATTGATAACCAAACCGGTACTATCTGGGGAGCAAATACACACTTAAATGCGACAACAATTAATAATCAGAAACATGCCTCAAATGGTTCATTGATTGGTGCAAATGATACATTAAACATTATTGCAACACAGATTAATAACCAGCAAACCGTTGCAACCGGAAGTAAACCAAAACAGGGGCTGCAAGCTAAAAATATTCAACTCAATACCTCTGAGTTAAACAATCAACAAGGCGGTATTTATGCTAGCAATAGCTTATCTGCCGCAATTAAGAACCGGTTTAATAATCAAGCAGGCGAATTTTTAGCAGGGCAAATGGCAAAAATTCATTCACAAGGGAATCAATTAGTCGTCGATAACCTTGGGGGAACGATTGAAGCCGGTCAACAGCTGAATTTAAAAGCCAAAACCTTACAAAATGAAGGTACGATTAAAACCCAAGGTGATGCTGAAATTGCGCTTATTGACAGCTTTACCTTAAACCAATCTTTCCAAGTGGGAAATAATCTAACATTTAGTACCCTTGGTGATTTTGTGAATAATGTGAAACAAATTGTTGGCAATCAGGCTTTTTTCAAGGCTGCAAATTTAATGAATAATAATAAAGATGCTGAAATCTCAGCACATCGTACACTCATTAATGCCGAAACTATTACGAATTACGGGTTATTAGACGGTACGGAAAATATTCTTAAAACCGGCACGTTAAATAACATTGGTACAGGCCGAATTTACGGTAATCATTTAGCCATTCAAGCGGAGAAACTGAATAATCTCAATCAAGGTGATAAATCGGCAACTATTGCGGCACGTGAGCGTTTAGATTTAGCGGCGGGTACATTAATCAACCGTGATCACAGCTTGATTTTCACAGCCGGTGAAATTGCTATCGGTCGTCAATTGAATGATCAAAATCAAGCGGTCGGTTATGCTCAATTTGTGGATAACGGCAGTGCGACTATTGAAGCCTTGGGGAATGGTGAGATTAAAACGGAACGCTTATTAAACCACGATCTTCATTTAAAACTGGGAGAGCATCATACCGATGAGCATATTATCGAATATGCACCTTCAAAAAATTCAAAACGTTATGCGTTACTCAATAAAAATGGCGGTGAGGGGTATTTTGATCTAAAAAATAACAGCAAACACGATTCCAACTCTTATTTTATTTTAAAAGACGGTACGAGAATCGCTTCCCGTTATTGGACAACCTGGGATTATAATCGCCATACCATAACCAGCACCATTGAACATCGTGATCCGGCTAAAATTCTCATCGGTGGTACTTTGTCGCTTTCCGGTTCGGATTTAGAGAATAATGCTTCTACGTTATCTGTCGGTAAAGCGTTGTTGTTAGGTGATAGTATTTTTACGAGAAACGAAAACAACGGTAATTTAACGGCAGGAGGCGTTACCCTAAAAAATATTGATATTCTCGGGGATATTGATGTGACGGATACCGGAAAGTGGAACAGTTTTGGAAAAGAGCGTCATCGTTATGGAGCAAGGGGTAAAAAACGTTGGGCTGTTTATGGCAAAGGAAAAGGCGATTTTAATGAAATACACCCGACAGAGCATTTTACATTTAATAAAGTGTTAAATGACATCGGCAATGAGGTTATCGGCACAAATACGGCAATTGATAGCAAATCCAATTCAGCAAAGGTTGAATTAAAAACCATTAAAACATTAACCCTATCGACACCAATCGAGAAAGGAAATCCTGCCATTCCAACAAGAGCGGTCATATCCGGGCAAGTTTCTGCGAGCCACCCTGAAAAATTGGGGGATAATAGTCTGCCGGTGATCAAAACCCATTTGGCAGAAATCACCTTACCGAAAGCCAGCTTGTATCAAATTAATCCTGAAGCACCAAATGGTTATTTAGTGGAAACGGACAGCAAATTTACCGATCGCAAAAAATGGCTTAGTTCCGATTATATGTTTAATGCCTTGCGTTATGATCACAACAACGTACAAAAACGCCTTGGTGACGGTTTCTATGAACAACGTTTAATCAACGAACAAATTAACCAATTAACAGGTCGCCGTTTCTTAGAGAATTACAGCTCAGACTTTGAACAGTACAAAGCCTTAATGAACAACGGGGTTTATTATGCCAATAAATTTAATTTAACCCCGGGAGTGGGCTTAACGGCTGCACAAATGGCGGAATTGACTTCCGATATGGTCTGGCTGGTGAACAAAGACATCACCTTACCGAGCGGTAAAACCTTAACCGTACTCACTCCACAAGTTTATCTGGTTGCCCGCAACCTTGATGTGACCACACAAGGGGCGTTAATCTCGGCACGAGAAATCAGTGGAAATATCAAGGGTAACATTACAAATAGCGGCACCATTGCAGGTCGAAATCTGACCGCACTTTCAGCAGAACATTTGAATAATCAAGGGATTGTGCTGGGCAGTAGTGTTAATTTACTTGCCAAACAGAAGTTGGTGAACCTTGGCGGCAAAATTCAAGCCTTGGATTCTGCGGTACTGATTGGAAATCAGGGTGTAGAGATTGCAAGTCAAACCAACAGTTCAGCTAATCATGATGCCTTTGGCAATCAATTTGCCCACACCAATCTTAATCGCCAAGCGGAAATTGATGTGAAGGGGCAGTTGCAAATTTTCAGCCCGAAAGATGTAACGTTAAAAGCAGCGAATCTGAATGCGGATGTTATCCATATTCAAGGGGATAATGTGGAGGTCGGCACGGTATCGACAAGCAATAAGCAGCATTATAACGCCAACTCGGATAATTATTCTCGCTTAGACCAACAGCAAGAAATCGGCTCAAAACTGAATGCAGCTAATCATATTTCCATTCTCAGCGAAAATGCGACCACCGTTCGCCAAGCTGCTTTACATAGCAATAACGGCACGATAGCCATCACATCAATCAATGGCGATATACAGATTCAAGAGGGACGTAATAAAGAACAACTTGCATTTGTAGCCAAAAGTACGCACAGCGGCACGTTGCAAAAAACAACCATCACTACAAAACACGACCACCGCTACGATGTAGCAGAAGGTTCGGCGATTGATGGAAATCGTATCTTATTGCGTGCCGATAAGGGCAATGTTACCGTGCAGGGGTCTTCTGTGGTGGGCGAAAAAGGCTTTAGCGCAATCGCGCAGAATATTGCAATCCAAGAAGCGGAAAATAGAATTTTTGAACAAGATTTTGAAAAAACGAGCAAATCGGGCTTGATGGGTAGTGGAGGCTTTGGTTTTAGTGTTGGAATGCGTAAAGAAAGCGTGGAGAACGACCAAACCAAATACTACGCCCAAAAAAGCCAAGTGGGGAGTTTGAACGGTGATACCACGCTGATAGCAGATAAACAGTATCGCCAAAGTGCCAGCCACGTGACTTCGGTGAAAGGGGACGTCTCTATTCAAGCCGAACAAGCGGATATAGCGGCAGCAAGTGATAAATACGAAACCAACTATAAACGCACTTTTGAGCAGAAGGGATTGACGATAGCGATTAACACCCCAATCCAAGCAGCGATAAATGCGGTAAAACAAGTGGCGGATTCCGTACAAACGGTGGGAGAAAGCAAAGACAATCGAATTAATGCCATGGCGGCAGCCAATGCGGGTTGGACGGCTTACCGAGCAGGGCAAACCCTTGGGCAGGTGGGTAAATCTCTAGGTGAATTAATGCAAAATGGCACCGTACCCACAGAAGCGGTGAGTGTCTCCATTACTTACGGTGAACAAAAAAGTGAAGAAACCCGCCATACCGAAGGCAGCACGGCAAATAACAGCCAAGTGAATGCCGGCGGTAAGGTGATGATTCAAGCAAGCGGAGCCGGCAAGCAATCCAATATCAATATCATCGGCTCAGATGTGGGTGGTAAACAAGGCACTGCCCTTATTGCCGACAATGACGTGAATCTCACCGCCCAACAGCAAACCCACAAAGAGCGTAGCCGAAATAAATCCAGCGGATTTAATGCCGGCGTTGCCTTGGCAGTAGGCAAAGGCGTGTCTTTCGGCATCACGGCAGGAGGCAATTATGGCAGAGGCTATGGCAATGGTGATGATGAAACCTATCGAAACAGCCATATTGGCGATAGTTCAAGCCAAACCCTGATTCAAGCGGGCAATAATGCCACAATCAAAGGAGCACAAGTGCAGGGCAAAGGAGTAACCCTAAATGCCGAAAATCTGCATATCGAAAGTTTACAGGATAAGATGAAGTATCAAGGTAAACAAATGAATGTGAGTGGACAAGTCACCGTAGGTTACGGCTTTGCTATGGGAAGTGGTGGTTATGGTAACTCTAAAGTGAATTCCGATTATGCGAGCGTGAAGGCTCAAGCAGGGATTTTTGCCGGCGATGAGGGCTATCAAATTAATGTGGGTAATCATGTTAATCTTATCGGAGGTGCAATTCTTTCTGATGCTGAAGCATCAAAAAATAAACTCTCTGCCAGAATGTTTAGTTTTAAAGAAATAGAAAATCACGCCAATACTCAAGCAAGTGCAGTAGGATTAGCGGCAGGATTTTCAGTTGGGCGGGACCAAACCTCTGAGGAAGATAAGGAAAAGAATAATACTTATCGTAAACAAAGGGAGGAAAAGGGAGAAACTTTTGAACAAGCGAATCCAAATAAAGCAAATCGTAGCCCGATTGGATTTGGCTTAGGTGAAAATGATGTACACAGTGCTGATTTTTACGCATTGGCTAAAATTGGCTTAACCAATTTATTGGGAAATACGAAAAAAGCTGAAAATACATCAAGCACCACCTTATCTGTTATCAGTGAGGGGCAATTTGATATTAAAGATCCTCAGGGGCAAGAAAATATCAAACAAATTACGAAAGGCACAAACACCCAAACCAACAGTTTACAAAAACAGGATTATCGAGCTTTGCAGAAAGAAGTCGAAACGGATTTGGCGATTAAGAAATCTTTCCATTCAACTGTTGCAGACTTAACGGATGAGGCTTATCGCACAATGTTTATCTCTGAACATCGGATGATGACGGTGGAAACAGATGAAAAGGGTATTCCAATAGAAGATCAAGCAGTTTTAGACAAAATTTATGGTGAAGCGGATAAAGCTGGGATAGATAGAGAAACATATTTAAAAGCACAATTAGATAAAGGTCGCAATATTTATCGGTTAAGAGAAGTCTCTGATCAAGAGCGTCAAAACTTGAAGCAAGTAACTTACACCGATCCTGTAACGGGAAAAACCGAAATAAGAACGGTCGTGGCGTTTAACGGCATTTTCAATGATGAAAACGCCGCAGCAAAATTTGTTTCTCAAAATTATATAGCTCAGAAAGGAGAAAGCGGAAATATAGATAAAAGAATCTATAAGGATATGTATTTTGTCCATCATCCTAAAGCTTCTAATCCTATTTCCGAATTAATGGTTGCTGGTTATGAAAAAATGTTTGAAAGTTCTTTGGGAAATTTGTTAGGAATGGATAACTCCAGCTTACAGGCGAAGGGATTAATGGAACATTATGGCAAAAATAATCTTTTTATCGGTGCACATAGTCGAGGTACTTTGACCGTTGCTAACGCATTAAATGCCTTAGATACCAAAGAAAATCAGGAAAAGAAAATACTTTCCGGTACATTAGTTAAAATGGTTGGTCCGGCTGCCGATGTAACGCGTTCTGATAATAGATTAAGCCGATTACAAACGGGTGAATCAAGAAATGAATCCAATAAGGAAGGTTCTATTCGTATTGAAAATCACGAATCAGATCCGGTGGGAAGTATGCCTTTATTGCTTGGTGGAAATCCGGCAACGATGAATGACAATGAACATAATCATTGGCTAGGTAAAAAGATTCTAAATATGTTTGGTGATGATTCCTCCGTCCATAACTGCCATGGATTAGGACAAGAGCAATGTGTAACCGATGGTTATCGGAGAAAAGATGATTTAATGATGAATAAAGAACAACGTATTTATGAGTTAAATAAAAAAATAGGAGAATCAAAATGA